The Ignavibacteriales bacterium genome has a segment encoding these proteins:
- a CDS encoding (Fe-S)-binding protein — translation MIRQIIFSIIFVGAFGFLFYNLKRILSYIKLAQPEDRFGNPVQRIKSVLKIAFGQSKILREPIAGSIHFLIFWGFMLFLFAVGEAILQGFFPSFSLRFLGLVYTAITLVQDIFGVLVVISVVWALNRRFIQKVPRLNVKGHKLDAAIILLLILGVVLSMFGQTITHIANSNFVLANFEIRPISFYLSGLFFNGGSETSHILYEVFWWTHILIIFGFMNFLPYSKHFHVFTSIPNVYFSKFGSKKYALKKLNLEDENLTQYGAADFEHLSWKQILDGFSCTECGRCTAACPAAATGKKLSPREIIVNIRHRTEDKAPLILVKTSDDNEMIQKTLVHNYITDEELWACTTCMACVQECPVTIEHLDSIVDMRRNLVLSESNFPSELNTVFKNIENNFTPWAFNSQDRANWAEGMNIKTMAEDANTEYLFWVGCAGSFDARYQKVTKAFATLMKNANVDFRILGIEEKCNGDTARRLGNEYLAQMMMHENVETLNNYGVKKIVTGCPHCYNSLKNEYPQFGGNFEVVHHTELINQLLDEGKIKLKNEEAKSKITYHDSCYLGRYNGIYDSPRDSLKMINGVELIEMKRNRDKGFCCGAGGGRMFLEETEGTRINNNRAEEAIGTKADTVASACPFCMTMMNDGIKSFEKQETVQVKDVAEIVLENSIQ, via the coding sequence ATGATCAGACAGATAATTTTCTCTATAATCTTTGTCGGTGCGTTTGGATTTCTTTTCTATAATTTGAAAAGAATTCTTTCATACATTAAGCTTGCACAACCGGAAGATCGTTTTGGTAATCCAGTCCAAAGAATTAAAAGTGTATTGAAAATTGCATTCGGGCAATCAAAAATTTTACGCGAACCGATTGCCGGTTCAATTCACTTTCTGATTTTCTGGGGATTTATGCTTTTCCTATTTGCAGTTGGAGAAGCCATTCTGCAAGGTTTTTTCCCGTCGTTCTCTTTACGTTTTCTTGGACTAGTTTATACGGCAATAACACTTGTCCAGGATATTTTTGGAGTCCTAGTAGTCATCTCTGTTGTATGGGCTCTGAATAGGAGATTTATTCAGAAAGTGCCCCGGCTGAATGTAAAAGGCCATAAACTTGATGCGGCAATAATTCTTTTGTTGATACTCGGCGTTGTGTTATCAATGTTTGGTCAGACCATTACACACATTGCAAATTCAAATTTTGTTTTAGCAAATTTTGAAATACGTCCTATTTCATTTTATTTAAGCGGATTATTTTTTAACGGTGGGAGTGAAACTTCGCACATTTTGTATGAAGTTTTTTGGTGGACGCATATTCTGATCATTTTTGGGTTTATGAATTTTCTCCCTTATTCAAAACATTTTCATGTCTTCACTTCTATTCCGAATGTTTATTTTTCAAAATTTGGCAGTAAAAAATACGCTCTCAAGAAATTAAATCTGGAAGATGAAAATTTAACTCAATACGGAGCTGCCGATTTTGAACATTTATCATGGAAACAAATCCTAGATGGATTTTCATGTACGGAATGCGGACGATGCACAGCCGCATGCCCGGCTGCTGCAACCGGAAAGAAATTATCACCCCGGGAAATAATTGTAAATATCCGTCATCGAACAGAAGATAAAGCCCCCTTGATTTTGGTAAAGACATCTGATGACAATGAGATGATTCAAAAAACATTGGTACATAATTATATAACCGATGAAGAACTCTGGGCGTGTACAACGTGTATGGCTTGCGTTCAAGAATGTCCTGTTACTATAGAGCATCTTGATTCAATAGTAGATATGAGACGAAATCTTGTTTTAAGCGAATCAAATTTTCCATCAGAATTGAATACTGTTTTCAAAAATATAGAAAACAACTTTACACCGTGGGCATTTAACTCACAGGATAGAGCAAATTGGGCTGAAGGAATGAATATAAAGACAATGGCGGAAGATGCAAATACCGAATATTTATTCTGGGTTGGTTGTGCCGGTTCGTTTGATGCCCGATATCAAAAAGTGACGAAAGCATTTGCAACTTTGATGAAGAATGCTAATGTTGATTTCAGAATTCTTGGAATAGAAGAAAAATGTAACGGGGATACGGCGCGTCGCCTTGGAAATGAATATTTGGCTCAAATGATGATGCATGAAAATGTTGAGACTCTAAACAATTATGGCGTCAAAAAAATTGTTACCGGATGCCCGCATTGTTATAATTCATTGAAAAATGAGTATCCGCAATTCGGCGGAAATTTTGAAGTTGTTCATCATACAGAATTGATTAATCAACTTCTTGATGAAGGGAAGATCAAACTCAAGAATGAAGAAGCAAAATCAAAAATTACTTATCATGATTCATGTTATCTAGGAAGATACAACGGCATTTATGATTCACCGCGTGATTCGTTGAAAATGATAAATGGCGTAGAACTGATAGAAATGAAAAGAAATCGTGATAAAGGATTTTGTTGTGGTGCGGGTGGCGGAAGAATGTTTCTTGAAGAAACCGAAGGAACACGAATAAACAACAACAGGGCAGAAGAAGCAATAGGGACTAAAGCCGATACAGTAGCTTCGGCATGTCCATTCTGCATGACAATGATGAATGACGGAATTAAGTCATTTGAAAAACAAGAAACGGTCCAGGTAAAAGATGTAGCTGAAATTGTACTCGAAAACTCAATCCAATAA
- a CDS encoding histone H1, with protein sequence MNEKYLKLIDFLKGLEPDVAKFYEKGQSAAGTRLRKGLSELKKLTQDLRNDVQDTKAQRKAAKGGN encoded by the coding sequence ATGAACGAAAAATATTTAAAACTTATTGACTTCTTAAAAGGTCTAGAACCCGACGTAGCAAAATTCTACGAGAAAGGGCAATCCGCTGCCGGCACACGTCTGAGAAAAGGTCTCAGCGAGTTGAAGAAGTTAACTCAAGATTTGCGTAATGATGTTCAAGATACAAAAGCACAACGCAAAGCTGCTAAAGGCGGAAACTAG
- a CDS encoding CapA family protein produces the protein MKNLSILFITTILGFQFFSCPVSKVKKNDIDSLRTVTISFTGDLMCHTPQMDFAKVSKDSFDFKPAFRVVKKYLSASDLAIGNLETTIAGKKNHYSGYPLFNSPHEYLDALKDAGFDLLLTANNHCLDRGKIGIINTIDKIRSIGMNSIGTYKTQQDRDSTRIFEINGIKIAVLAYTYGLNGNYISKKEKYLVNVIDTNLIKLDIQSARKKNAEVVLVYFHFGEEYQRKPNSFQKEVVKFAIDCGADMIIGSHPHVIQPLEYFTSNKNKIGEGFIAYSLGNFISNQRWRYSDAGVILNFSLIKNIYTGLIRLSNVSVLPTWIFKGKTESKNEFVILPADTTISKSNNFVMEADRIKLLQSNNDTRKMFESIQNHIYLPLNEKSN, from the coding sequence ATGAAAAACTTATCTATCTTATTCATAACAACGATTTTAGGATTCCAATTCTTCTCCTGCCCGGTTTCAAAAGTAAAAAAGAATGATATCGATTCTCTCCGTACAGTCACAATTTCCTTCACCGGAGACTTGATGTGTCATACTCCTCAGATGGATTTTGCAAAAGTTAGCAAAGACAGTTTTGATTTTAAACCGGCTTTTAGAGTAGTGAAAAAATATTTATCGGCTTCCGATTTAGCGATTGGAAATCTGGAAACAACAATTGCCGGGAAGAAAAACCACTACAGCGGTTACCCATTGTTCAATTCTCCTCATGAATATCTTGATGCTTTAAAAGATGCCGGATTTGATCTTTTGTTAACAGCAAATAATCATTGCCTCGACAGAGGTAAAATCGGAATCATAAATACAATTGATAAAATTCGTTCTATCGGAATGAATTCTATAGGCACTTACAAAACTCAGCAAGACAGAGATTCAACCAGGATATTTGAAATTAACGGAATCAAAATTGCAGTACTCGCTTACACTTACGGTTTGAACGGTAATTACATCTCAAAAAAAGAAAAGTATTTGGTAAATGTAATTGATACAAATCTGATTAAGCTCGATATCCAGTCAGCGAGGAAGAAAAATGCCGAAGTTGTTCTTGTTTATTTTCATTTTGGCGAAGAATACCAGCGCAAACCAAACTCATTTCAAAAAGAAGTAGTGAAGTTTGCAATTGATTGCGGTGCCGATATGATAATAGGAAGTCATCCACATGTAATTCAGCCACTTGAATATTTTACTTCTAACAAAAATAAAATTGGAGAAGGTTTCATTGCTTATTCGCTTGGTAATTTTATTTCAAACCAAAGATGGCGCTACTCTGATGCTGGAGTAATTCTTAATTTTTCGTTAATTAAAAACATTTATACTGGTTTAATCAGATTATCTAATGTTTCTGTGTTGCCGACTTGGATTTTTAAAGGAAAGACAGAAAGCAAAAATGAATTTGTCATTCTTCCTGCCGACACAACAATAAGTAAATCAAATAATTTCGTAATGGAAGCAGACCGGATTAAACTTCTCCAGTCAAACAATGACACGCGTAAAATGTTTGAATCAATTCAAAATCATATATACCTTCCGTTGAACGAAAAATCCAACTAA
- a CDS encoding MFS transporter: MANKNKASLGIIFVTIFIDLMGFGILIPILPTFASKQLGISNFGIGSIIAIFSLMQFVFNPMLGKLSDRIGRRPVILATQLMTAASYVIFAFSNSFALLFFSRMLAGLGGSNIGVAQAYIADITTREERAKGMGVIGAAFGLGFVFGPVIGALLAKYGYNVAGIGSACFTLTAFTFAYFRLPESLKEKKTDGKVKIKIFDFAFAKHVMTNTSIGFLIVLYFLIIFSIANIYGMFPILGHLFYHFSDQQNGMLFGITGLVGASIQAGFIRTLSKKLNDKTIVLIGIFFMIIGLGFLPFGGNFLGVAIIISIMAVGGGILQPIIPSMISKFSPEDQQGAILGFSQSISAFARVLGPLWGGFSYDAFGYQFPFVTGAVFTFITFIVAIYLLKPNSLEVPQNV; this comes from the coding sequence ATGGCCAATAAAAATAAAGCTTCTTTAGGCATAATCTTCGTAACAATTTTCATCGATTTAATGGGTTTCGGAATCCTGATTCCAATTCTCCCAACATTTGCCAGTAAGCAACTCGGAATTTCAAACTTTGGAATCGGTTCTATTATTGCCATTTTCTCTTTGATGCAGTTTGTTTTCAACCCTATGCTCGGCAAATTGTCTGATAGAATCGGCAGGCGGCCTGTAATTCTTGCAACTCAGCTTATGACAGCAGCTTCGTATGTCATTTTCGCTTTTTCAAATTCATTTGCATTGCTTTTCTTTTCAAGAATGTTGGCGGGACTCGGCGGAAGCAACATTGGCGTTGCTCAAGCTTATATTGCTGATATTACAACGCGCGAAGAACGGGCAAAAGGGATGGGAGTAATTGGTGCCGCATTTGGATTAGGTTTTGTTTTTGGTCCTGTAATTGGTGCGTTGCTGGCTAAGTATGGATATAATGTGGCTGGTATTGGAAGCGCCTGTTTCACATTAACGGCATTTACTTTTGCTTACTTCAGGTTACCGGAATCTCTGAAAGAAAAGAAAACCGATGGAAAAGTTAAGATCAAAATTTTTGATTTCGCTTTTGCCAAACATGTAATGACTAATACATCTATCGGATTTTTAATTGTTCTCTACTTTTTGATAATTTTTTCGATTGCCAATATTTACGGTATGTTCCCGATACTTGGTCATTTGTTTTATCATTTCAGCGATCAACAAAACGGGATGCTCTTTGGGATTACCGGATTGGTAGGTGCATCTATTCAAGCTGGATTTATTAGAACGCTTTCAAAAAAGTTAAATGATAAAACAATCGTTCTTATAGGTATCTTTTTCATGATTATTGGGCTCGGATTTTTACCGTTTGGAGGTAATTTTTTAGGTGTAGCAATCATAATTTCTATTATGGCAGTTGGAGGGGGAATACTTCAACCAATTATTCCGAGTATGATTTCAAAATTTTCACCCGAAGATCAGCAGGGTGCAATATTAGGATTCAGTCAATCAATCTCAGCTTTTGCGCGCGTGCTTGGTCCGTTATGGGGAGGATTTTCTTATGATGCATTTGGTTATCAATTTCCGTTTGTGACTGGTGCCGTATTTACATTTATTACGTTTATTGTTGCAATCTATTTATTGAAACCCAATAGTTTGGAAGTACCTCAAAATGTTTAA
- the dusB gene encoding tRNA dihydrouridine synthase DusB, protein MFKVGKLNIDHALLLAPMEDVTDIAYRRLCKELGADVVYTEFVNSDGLIRSNKKTEKKLEITDEERPVGIQIYGGNLEPMIEAAKIAESRNPDLIDINAGCWVKKIATRGAGAGLLKDPCYMQSMVGAIVNAVTIPVTVKTRIGWDADSINILDIAKRVEDAGAAALTVHCRTRKQGHSGEPDWNWIPRVKEVVKIPVALNGGIFTADDVKQAFQETKADAIMIARGAIEHPWIFREAKELLLGIPVNQVSPYERIHTALRHLRYSLELKEPRAAIIPFRKYYAGYLKGLHNSKEIRQELYQQLEYAPIEDILLKYLEQINSFEQIGNSI, encoded by the coding sequence ATGTTTAAAGTCGGAAAACTGAATATAGATCATGCTCTTCTGCTTGCGCCTATGGAAGATGTTACAGACATCGCTTATAGAAGACTCTGCAAAGAGTTGGGAGCGGATGTAGTTTATACAGAGTTTGTGAATTCAGATGGGTTGATTCGTTCAAATAAAAAAACTGAAAAGAAACTTGAAATCACTGATGAAGAACGTCCGGTTGGAATTCAAATTTATGGCGGTAATCTTGAACCGATGATTGAAGCCGCAAAAATAGCGGAATCTAGAAATCCGGACTTGATAGATATAAATGCCGGATGCTGGGTAAAAAAAATTGCTACGCGGGGTGCAGGTGCCGGTCTTCTCAAAGATCCTTGTTATATGCAGAGTATGGTTGGAGCAATTGTAAATGCTGTGACTATTCCGGTAACTGTTAAAACAAGAATTGGCTGGGATGCAGATTCTATAAATATTCTGGATATAGCAAAACGTGTTGAAGATGCAGGTGCAGCTGCATTAACTGTTCATTGCAGAACACGAAAACAAGGTCACAGTGGTGAACCGGATTGGAATTGGATTCCAAGAGTCAAGGAAGTAGTTAAAATTCCGGTAGCATTGAACGGAGGCATCTTTACTGCAGACGATGTTAAACAAGCATTTCAGGAAACAAAGGCCGATGCTATTATGATAGCACGGGGTGCTATTGAACATCCTTGGATTTTCAGAGAAGCAAAAGAATTATTGCTTGGAATTCCAGTTAATCAAGTTTCACCTTATGAAAGAATTCATACAGCGCTTCGGCACTTAAGATATTCTCTTGAGTTGAAGGAACCGCGAGCAGCCATTATCCCATTTCGAAAATATTATGCGGGATATTTGAAAGGACTCCATAACTCAAAGGAGATCCGGCAAGAATTATATCAGCAACTTGAATATGCTCCCATCGAGGATATTTTATTAAAGTATCTTGAACAGATAAATTCTTTTGAACAAATTGGAAATTCAATTTAA
- a CDS encoding adenine phosphoribosyltransferase gives MELKKLIRDVPDFPKKGIIFKDITTLLKSPMGLKDSAEELYNFAKNKGITKVAGIESRGFILGALIAEKLNAGFIPIRKPGKLPAEKISESYLLEYGSDSIEIHKDAIQPGDKVLLHDDLLATGGTMEAACKLIEKLDGVVVQISFLIELDFLKGRDKLKSYDVRSIIQYGSE, from the coding sequence ATGGAACTGAAAAAATTGATTAGAGATGTACCGGACTTTCCAAAGAAGGGAATTATTTTTAAAGATATTACAACACTTCTAAAGAGTCCAATGGGACTTAAAGATTCGGCAGAAGAATTATATAACTTTGCCAAAAACAAAGGAATAACAAAAGTAGCTGGTATTGAATCTCGTGGTTTTATTTTAGGTGCATTAATCGCTGAAAAGCTTAATGCGGGATTTATACCGATTAGAAAACCTGGAAAACTTCCCGCCGAAAAAATATCAGAAAGCTATTTGCTTGAATACGGCAGTGATTCTATAGAAATACATAAAGATGCAATTCAACCCGGAGATAAAGTTTTGCTCCATGACGATCTGCTTGCCACCGGAGGAACAATGGAAGCTGCCTGCAAGTTAATAGAAAAGTTAGACGGGGTAGTTGTTCAAATTTCCTTTCTGATCGAACTCGACTTTTTGAAAGGCAGAGATAAATTGAAATCTTATGATGTTCGTTCAATTATTCAGTACGGTTCGGAATGA
- the rsmI gene encoding 16S rRNA (cytidine(1402)-2'-O)-methyltransferase has protein sequence MKRGTLFIIATPIGNLGDITYRAVETLKLVDFILCEDTRVTKILLDHFQISKPFIVVNAHNESKSIEKILERLETGESCALVSDAGTPCISDPGVRLVNKFIEYGIEIVGIPGANAAIMALSISGLPTDSFVFEGFLPQKKGRQKKLKQLFEEERTIVLYESTYRIKKLIEELNEYMPARQVVVARELTKKFEETWRGTPSEILADFDKKIIKGEFVVTIAPLNWKERKSQDHSEPY, from the coding sequence ATGAAGAGAGGAACCCTTTTTATTATCGCTACCCCAATAGGTAATCTTGGTGATATAACCTACAGAGCGGTAGAGACATTAAAATTGGTAGACTTCATACTTTGTGAAGACACTCGTGTAACAAAAATTTTACTCGATCATTTTCAAATCAGTAAACCGTTTATCGTAGTCAACGCACACAACGAATCGAAATCAATTGAAAAAATTTTAGAGAGATTAGAAACCGGAGAGTCGTGCGCACTGGTATCAGATGCCGGCACTCCTTGTATCTCAGATCCGGGGGTTCGGTTAGTCAATAAATTCATTGAGTATGGAATTGAAATTGTTGGCATTCCCGGGGCTAATGCAGCAATTATGGCTTTGAGTATAAGCGGATTGCCGACAGATTCTTTCGTGTTTGAAGGCTTTCTGCCACAAAAGAAGGGACGCCAGAAAAAACTTAAACAGTTATTCGAAGAAGAGAGAACAATTGTCCTTTACGAATCAACTTACCGTATAAAAAAACTTATAGAAGAACTAAATGAATATATGCCTGCTAGACAGGTTGTTGTTGCAAGGGAGTTAACAAAAAAATTTGAAGAAACCTGGCGAGGAACACCGTCAGAAATACTCGCGGACTTTGATAAAAAAATTATTAAAGGTGAATTTGTAGTTACAATTGCACCGCTCAATTGGAAGGAACGAAAGTCACAAGATCATTCCGAACCGTACTGA
- the lat gene encoding L-lysine 6-transaminase — protein sequence MDTSINILNSEKINTNVTAQNVHEILSKRMLVDGFDFVLDLKKSHGLTIVDEKTGDEYLDFFSFFASSPVGINHPKMNTPEFREELATAAINKPSNSDIYTVEMAKFVETLSRVAVPDYFKHLFFVDGGALAVENGLKVAFDWKVRKNFIKGYKEERGQKVIHFREAFHGRSGYTMSLTNTDPVKIAHYPKFNWPRIINPKITFPLKDNLDEIIKLETQAIEEIYLAIKKNPDDIAVIIIEPIQGEGGDNFFRKEFFLKLREIADENEILLMFDEVQTGVGMTGKMWAHEYFVEPDIMAFGKKTNICGIMVSDRIDDISENVFKKSSRINSTWGGNLTDMVRSRRSLEIIEEENLVDNAGIMGAYLLENLKEIQNEYPEYVSQARGLGLMCSFNLPSAEIRKKFLEELYKNKMIMLGCGNNSVRFRPTLTIAKNNIDDGMERIKNALHKLHKL from the coding sequence ATGGATACTTCAATCAACATACTAAATTCAGAAAAAATTAATACAAATGTAACGGCTCAAAATGTTCACGAGATTCTTAGCAAGAGAATGCTTGTTGATGGATTTGATTTTGTATTAGACTTGAAAAAAAGTCATGGTTTAACAATAGTAGATGAAAAAACGGGTGATGAATATTTAGATTTTTTTTCATTCTTCGCTTCATCTCCAGTAGGCATCAATCATCCTAAGATGAACACTCCGGAGTTTCGAGAAGAACTTGCTACTGCGGCAATCAATAAACCATCAAATTCAGATATTTACACAGTTGAGATGGCAAAATTTGTTGAGACCCTTTCACGCGTTGCTGTGCCGGATTATTTCAAGCATCTCTTCTTTGTTGACGGTGGCGCACTCGCAGTTGAAAATGGTTTGAAAGTTGCATTCGATTGGAAGGTGCGTAAAAATTTCATAAAAGGTTATAAGGAAGAACGCGGACAAAAGGTAATTCACTTCCGGGAAGCATTCCATGGCCGTTCGGGATATACAATGTCTCTCACTAATACAGACCCAGTTAAAATCGCGCATTATCCAAAATTCAATTGGCCAAGAATCATAAATCCAAAAATTACTTTTCCACTCAAAGACAATTTGGATGAGATAATCAAATTAGAAACCCAGGCAATTGAAGAAATATATTTAGCAATAAAAAAGAATCCCGATGATATCGCTGTAATTATAATTGAACCAATTCAAGGTGAGGGCGGAGATAATTTTTTCAGAAAGGAGTTTTTCTTAAAGCTTCGTGAAATTGCTGATGAAAATGAAATCCTTCTTATGTTTGATGAAGTTCAAACCGGTGTTGGAATGACAGGCAAAATGTGGGCACATGAATATTTTGTTGAACCTGATATAATGGCATTCGGAAAAAAAACTAATATTTGCGGAATCATGGTGAGCGATCGAATTGATGATATTTCGGAAAATGTTTTTAAGAAATCGAGCCGAATTAATTCTACTTGGGGCGGTAACCTTACAGATATGGTGAGGTCGCGAAGAAGTCTTGAAATCATAGAAGAAGAAAATCTGGTTGATAATGCAGGTATTATGGGGGCCTATTTACTAGAAAACTTAAAAGAAATTCAAAACGAATACCCGGAATATGTATCACAAGCACGCGGTTTAGGATTGATGTGTTCTTTTAATTTGCCCTCTGCAGAGATCAGGAAAAAATTTCTTGAAGAACTTTACAAAAATAAAATGATTATGCTTGGCTGCGGAAACAATTCTGTTAGATTCAGACCGACTCTAACTATTGCAAAAAATAATATTGATGACGGTATGGAAAGAATCAAAAATGCACTCCACAAACTGCATAAATTGTAA